One region of Malania oleifera isolate guangnan ecotype guangnan chromosome 6, ASM2987363v1, whole genome shotgun sequence genomic DNA includes:
- the LOC131157055 gene encoding uncharacterized protein LOC131157055 has protein sequence MVLDSVISSPHRRSQNQSVFSSPTIRKQFQARDELGSWSTLFQRHRFLLTALVLLAVLCTVYLYFAVTLGATGSCAGLTGTERDLCRLELEKSSASKGKLKFF, from the coding sequence ATGGTACTTGACAGCGTGATATCTTCTCCTCATCGAAGATCACAGAATCAGAGTGTCTTTTCTTCACCAACAATTAGGAAACAATTCCAAGCACGGGATGAATTAGGGAGCTGGTCAACACTCTTCCAGAGGCACCGTTTCCTTCTAACAGCTCTTGTCCTCCTGGCTGTCCTCTGCACTGTTTATCTCTATTTCGCTGTCACTCTAGGGGCTACTGGGTCCTGTGCTGGGTTGACAGGTACTGAAAGAGATTTGTGTCGTTTGGAGCTCGAAAAATCTTCTGCTTCCAAGGGAAAATTAAAATTCTTTTGA